A genome region from Salvia splendens isolate huo1 chromosome 19, SspV2, whole genome shotgun sequence includes the following:
- the LOC121779066 gene encoding uncharacterized protein LOC121779066 yields MCDLGASINVMPYSVYEKLGEAKLVETDMVIQLANGSCIHPEGVLEDEIVKVNKFIYPTDFFVMKMTEPGAEESVGILLGMPPLSTANTVIDVRHGTMHLGFNGEQLTFVIDKAVRKPQDSESIQSVDTVRPQEQKCLEKEPFKKPPFGPTEDGQLKREAAEWFDATING; encoded by the coding sequence atgtgcgacctaggggcttccattAATGTTATGCCGTATTCTGTGTATGAAAAGCTAGGGGAAGCAAAGCTCGTCGAAACCGATATGGTGATACAGCTGGCAAATGGGTCTTGCATCCACCCtgagggagttctggaagatgaaatcgtcaaggttaACAAATTCATATACCCcaccgacttcttcgtcatgaAGATGACAGAaccaggagcggaggagtctGTTGGCATCCTTTTGGGAATGCCACCCCTATCTACAGCTAACACAGTCATTGACGTTCGCCATGGGACGATGCATCTgggttttaatggagaacagCTTACATTTGTCATTGATAAGGCTGTGAGAAAGCCACAGGACAGTGAGAGCATACAGTCAGTAGATACCGTCAGACCTCAGGAGCAAAAGTGTCTAGAAAAGGAACCCTTCAAAAAACCACCCTTTGGTCCCACTGAAGATGGACAGCTTAAGAGGGAAGCAGCTGAATGGTTCGACGCAACGATAAATGGATGA
- the LOC121778407 gene encoding serine/threonine-protein kinase RIPK-like yields the protein MAVKKRAARWQDYFPVCFKAETKQQSTSIQRISLLDLSSSTISEELSVSLAASNLHAFTLQELKLITHNFASTNFLGEGGFGPVHKGFIHEGLRPGLKAQPVAVKLLDLDGKQGHREWLTEVVFLGELRHANLVKLVGYCCEEEQRLLVYEYMPRGSLENQLFRKMCIPLPWSTRLKIALGAAKGLAFLHQSKNPVIYRDFKASNILLDSDFTAKLADLGLAKDGPQGDETHISTRVMGTQGYTAPEYIMTGHLTSASDVYSFGVVLLELITGRKSVDKSRPNRDQNLVDRIRPMLKNPRKLVRVIDPRLEGLYPELAAQKVAALAYQCLSYRPKLRPTMAEVVRVLEPLKDFDDAQTGTFVFTVSTDSNTVKCFPSETKLGEAKEVELDKVSDMKAVDI from the exons ATGGCGGTGAAGAAGAGGGCGGCGAGGTGGCAGGACTATTTTCCGGTGTGTTtcaaggcggagacgaagcagcAGTCGACGTCGATTCAAAGGATTTCGCTGTTGGATTTGAGCAGCTCGACGATTTCGGAGGAGCTCTCCGTGTCTCTGGCGGCGTCGAATCTCCACGCTTTCACGCTGCAGGAATTGAAGCTCATTACTCACAACTTCGCGTCCACCAATTTCCTCGGTGAAGGCGGGTTCGGGCCCGTCCACAAGGGCTTCATTCATGAAGGCCTTCGGCCCGGTTTGAAGGCCCAGCCCGTCGCCGTTAAGCTCTTGGATTTGGACGGCAAACAAGGCCACCGAGAATGGCTG ACAGAAGTAGTTTTTCTTGGTGAATTAAGACATGCAAACTTGGTGAAGCTGGTTGGATATTGTTGTGAAGAAGAGCAGAGGCTGCTGGTGTATGAATACATGCCTAGAGGCAGCTTGGAAAATCAGCTCTTTAGAA AAATGTGCATTCCACTTCCATGGTCTACAAGATTGAAGATTGCTCTTGGAGCTGCAAAGGGGCTTGCTTTCCTGCACCAATCCAAAAACCCAGTCATATATCGTGATTTCAAGGCTTCCAACATTTTGCTCGACTCT GATTTCACTGCAAAGCTTGCCGACTTGGGGCTTGCTAAAGATGGCCCACAAGGCGACGAGACACATATCTCCACACGAGTTATGGGCACTCAAGGCTACACTGCCCCTGAATATATCATGACAG GTCATTTAACATCAGCAAGCGACGTATACAGCTTTGGAGTAGTCCTGCTAGAGCTTATTACGGGACGAAAGTCAGTAGACAAGAGCCGCCCCAATAGAGACCAAAACCTAGTAGACCGGATAAGGCCTATGTTGAAAAATCCACGGAAGTTGGTGAGGGTTATCGATCCACGACTAGAAGGCCTATACCCCGAACTCGCTGCCCAAAAGGTGGCTGCGTTGGCTTATCAGTGCTTAAGCTATCGCCCTAAGCTTAGACCAACCATGGCTGAAGTTGTGAGAGTTTTGGAGCCCTTGAAAGACTTTGATGATGCTCAAACTGGCACTTTCGTTTTTACCGTATCGACAGATAGCAATACAGTGAAATGTTTTCCTAGCGAAACTAAATTAGGAGAAGCTAAAGAAGTGGAACTAGATAAAGTATCGGACATGAAGGCCGTTGACATTTGA